Genomic segment of Nitrospira sp.:
GAAAGCGATCGTGTTGCGGATCGATAGTCCTGGTGGCGGGGTGGTGCCGTCCCAGGAGATCCACGATGCCGTGAAGCGGGTGAAGAACAAAAGTAACAAGGCCGTGATCGCATCCATGGGGACGGTCGCCGCCTCCGGAGGCTACTATATCGCCGCGGCCACGGACCGGATCATTGCCAATCCCGGGACGTTGACGGGGAGTATCGGCGTGATCATGGAAATGGCGAACTTTGAAGGCCTGATGAAGAAAGTCGGAGTCGAAGGCGTCGTCATCAAGAGCGGGCGGTTCAAGGACGTCGGCTCGCCGTTGCGGAAGATGAGCGACGAGGAACGCAAACTGCTGCAATCCGTGATGGACGACGTGCACCACCAGTTTATCCAAGCCGTCGCCGACGGCCGTTCGCTGGAGGTGTCGGATGTGGAGCCGCTGGCTGACGGGCGCATCTATACGGGGCGTCAGGCCAAAGAGGCGCGTCTAGTCGATGAATTGGGCGATCTCGACGATGCCATCCATATCGCCGCGGACATTGCCGGAATGGAAGGTGAACCGAAAGTCGTGGAACCGCGCAAGCGGTTTTCATTTCGGGACATCATCGAGTCACGATGGGCGTCGGTTTTTCCCAAGCTGGAATTGGATACCGGCGTCAAACTGAAATACCTCATGGCGTTCTGAGCGGCCGGAGCACCAGGGTGATGTGATGGAGCATCAGCCGTACGTAAGTC
This window contains:
- the sppA gene encoding signal peptide peptidase SppA, with the translated sequence MGPQADTAVPSKRSLVRRIFWAIVIGGGALMLINALLPDLDLSGQDRVALIRVEGVILDAQTTISELKQYSENPLVKAIVLRIDSPGGGVVPSQEIHDAVKRVKNKSNKAVIASMGTVAASGGYYIAAATDRIIANPGTLTGSIGVIMEMANFEGLMKKVGVEGVVIKSGRFKDVGSPLRKMSDEERKLLQSVMDDVHHQFIQAVADGRSLEVSDVEPLADGRIYTGRQAKEARLVDELGDLDDAIHIAADIAGMEGEPKVVEPRKRFSFRDIIESRWASVFPKLELDTGVKLKYLMAF